In Burkholderia pseudomultivorans, the DNA window CCAGCACGGGCACCTTGCCGGCCGGGTTGAGGCGCAGGAATTCGGGCCGCTTGTGCTCGCCCGCGAGCAGGTCGACCGACACGAACTCGAAATCCGCATCGAGTTCCTTGAGCCCCCAGAGCGCGCGCTGCGTACGGGTACCGGCAAATCCGTAAAGCTTCATCGCAAATCTCCATTCAGAAAGTTCGGGAAACGTCGCACGGGCAGCGGCGCATGCCGCTCGCCCGCCGCCGCTCATCTGCCCGGAATCGGCAGCACGGGCATCACGTCGATCGTCTCGCCCGGGAAAATCGTGAAATGCGGGTGACCCTCGAACATCCGCGCCGCTTCGTCGTGCGAGGCGGCCCGCACGACCGTGAACGCGCCCATCGCGTTGGTCGTATCCGCGATGCCGCGCGCGCCGATGGTCTTGGTCTTGCCGAGCGGGCCGCCCAGCTCGACGATCGCGTCGCGATGCCGGTCGACCCATGCGGTCCATGCAGCCATGCCTTCCTGCTCCTTCGCGCGCCGTTCCTGGTCCGACAACGCGGCCCACGCCTTCATCTGCGGGCTCTCCTTGCTGCCGAGGAATACGGCGAGATACAACTGCGGTTGCGCACTCATGCTTTCTCCTCCAAGGACGGACGCGGCGGGTTGCCGCGCCTCGACCTTGACAAGATAGGTTGATATCAACATAATTGCAACATGGCACGAAAAGAAAAGCTCCCTTTCGAAACGACGCTGATGGTGCGCGACTGCTGCCTGTGCCTGCACATGCAGCGCGCGGCGCGCAATCTCGCGCGCATTTTCGACGATGCGCTGCGTCCGCTGGATCTCACCAACGGCCAGTTCTCGCTGCTGATGTCGTTGAACCGGCCGCAGCCGGCGCCGATGAAAGCGGTGGCGTCGCTGCTCGCGATGGATCGCACCACGCTGACGGCCGCGCTGAAGCCGCTCGAGCGGCGCGGCCTCGTGACGATCGCGCAGGATCCGGACGACCGGCGCAGCCGCCTGCTCGCGCTGACGCCCGCCGGCGATCGGCTGCTGACCGAAGCGTTTCCGCTGTGGCAGCAGACGCACGCCGAGATCGAGAAGCCGTTTCCACCGGGCGACGTCGACCGGCTGCGCGACCAGTTGCGCACGCTGTCCGAGGATCCGTCGGCGCGCGACTGAGCCCGCACGGAATTTTTCTCTCCACGCGCGGCGCGGCAGACGTATCCTTCACGGCGGCATTCGATCGCGCCCACCAGGAGAGACATCGATGACAACTGCTGACAAGCATGCCCGTTTTCGCTCGCTGCATCGCGCGGGCGATCCGCTGATCCTGTTCAACGTCTGGGACGCCGGCAGCGCCCGCGCAGTCGCCGATGCCGGCGCGCCCGCGCTCGCGACCGGAAGCTGGTCGGTCGCGAAGGCCAACGGTTTCGCGGACGGCGAGCACATTCCGCGTGCGCTCGTGATGGAGGTGCTCGCGCGCATCGTCGGCGCGGCGGACCTGCCGGTGACCGTGGATCTCGAAAGCGGCTACGGCGAGCGCGCCGACGACGTCGCGGAGACGATCGCGCTCAGCATCGACGCCGGCGCGATCGGCTGCAATCTCGAGGACAGCGTGCCCGCGACGGGCGAGGTGCGCAGCGTCGAAGCGGCCGCCGCCCGCATCGCGGCCGCGCGCGCGTCGGCGGACAAGCAGGGGGCGGGATATTTCATCAACGCGCGCACGGACGTGTTTTTCGTCACGCCGGCGGAACGGCACGACGAGCAGCTGGTCGACGCGGTCCTGGCGCGCGGTCGCGCCTATGCCGAAGCGGGCGCCGACGGGCTGTTCGTGCCCGGCCTCAAATCCCCGGCGCTGATTCGACGGCTGACGGCGGCGTCGCCGCTGCCCGTCAACGTGATGCGCGTCGCGGAAACGCCGACGCTGGCCGAACTCGCCGAAGCCGGCGTCGCGCGCATCAGTCACGGCCCCTATCCGTATATCCAGGCGATGAAGGCGCTCGCGGCGCTCGTGCAGCCGCGCGGCTGACGCGCATGCGCGGGCGGCCGGATGCGCCGACGCGATCCGGCCGCCCGCTTACGACACCGCTTCCACGCGCTTCGGCACACCCGTGACGATCGTCGCGACCGCGACGGCCAGCACGACCGCCGCGGCGACGAACACGCCGGCCGCGCCGTTCGCGTCGAACACGACGCCGCCCGCCGCCGCGCCGGTCGCGATCGCGAGCTGGATCGCCGCGACAATCAGCCCGCCTGCGCTCTCCGCCTCGTCGGGCACGGTGCGCGTGACCCAGGTCGACCACGCGACCGGCACGCCGCCGAACGCCATGCCCCACAACGCGACGAGCACCGCGTCGAGCAGCGGCGCGCGGCCGAGCGCGACGAGCGCGATGCCGAGCACGACCATCAGCGCCGGCATCGCGATCAGCATCGGCCGCAGCCGGTGCTCGAGCACGCGGCCCGCGAGCGACGTGCCGACGAAGTTCGCGACGCCGTAGCCGAGCAGGATCGCCGACAGCCCGTTCACGCCGACGCCCGCGACCTGTTCGAGGAACGGCCGCAGATACGTGAAGAAGGCGAAATGCCCGGTGAACACGAGGATCGTCGCGAACATCCCGAGGCCGACGGTCGGCCGGCGCAGCACGTCGATCAGCGTGCGCAGCCGCGTCGTGCCGCTCGGCGGCATCGACGGCAGCGTCGCGGCCTGCGACAGCAGCGCGAGACCGCCGAGCCCGGCCGCGATCAGGAACACGTTGCGCCAGCCGATCAGATGGCCGAAGTAGCTGCCGAGCGGCGCGGCGGCGATCGTCGCGACGGCCACGCCGCTGAAGATGATCGACAGCGCGCGCGGCACCATCGCGGTCGGCACCAGCCGCATCGCGGTCGCCGTCGCCATCGTCCAGAAGCCGCCGAGCGCGACGCCGAGCACGACGCGGCCGGTCAGCAGCATCGTCAGGTTGGGCGCGAACGCGACCGCGAGATTCGATGCGACCAGCAGCACCGAGAACGCGAGCAGCACGCGGCGCCGGTCGATCGTGCGCGTCGCGGCGGCGATCAGCAGGCTCGTGACGAGCGCGACCGCGGCCGTGGCCGTGACGGCCTGACCGGCAACGCCTTCGGTCACGCCGAGACTGTCGGCCATCGGCGTCAGCAGGCTCGCGGGCAGGAATTCGGCCGTGACGAGCCCGAACACGCCGAGCGTCATCGCGAAAACAGCGCCCCAGGCGGGTTCGCGGGGGGCCGCCAGCGAGGCGGCGGTGGACATTCCGGGGTTCATGTGTCGTTCCGTTCCGTATAGGGATAAATACCGATGTCGGCGTATCCTAAGGAACGACAGCAGGACGGTCTATGACATACAATCCGACTTTATTGATCGAACGTCCGAATCCGATGGCCGAGCCCTTGCTTCCTCCCGTCCCCGACGCGCACGACCTCGTCAGCGAGCTGCTGCTCGGGATGCGCCTGAGCGGCGTCCAGTACCGCCGCATCCAGGTTGCGCGGCCGTTCGGGCTGAGCTTCGGTCACGCGCCGGGGCGCGCGCAGTTTCATTTCGTCGGGCGCGGCCCCGTGCTGCTGCGCGACGCGGCCGGCGCGACGATGCAGCTCGAGGCCGGCGACGCGATCCTGCTGCCGCACGG includes these proteins:
- a CDS encoding MarR family winged helix-turn-helix transcriptional regulator; the protein is MARKEKLPFETTLMVRDCCLCLHMQRAARNLARIFDDALRPLDLTNGQFSLLMSLNRPQPAPMKAVASLLAMDRTTLTAALKPLERRGLVTIAQDPDDRRSRLLALTPAGDRLLTEAFPLWQQTHAEIEKPFPPGDVDRLRDQLRTLSEDPSARD
- a CDS encoding isocitrate lyase/PEP mutase family protein, with amino-acid sequence MTTADKHARFRSLHRAGDPLILFNVWDAGSARAVADAGAPALATGSWSVAKANGFADGEHIPRALVMEVLARIVGAADLPVTVDLESGYGERADDVAETIALSIDAGAIGCNLEDSVPATGEVRSVEAAAARIAAARASADKQGAGYFINARTDVFFVTPAERHDEQLVDAVLARGRAYAEAGADGLFVPGLKSPALIRRLTAASPLPVNVMRVAETPTLAELAEAGVARISHGPYPYIQAMKALAALVQPRG
- a CDS encoding MFS transporter; the encoded protein is MNPGMSTAASLAAPREPAWGAVFAMTLGVFGLVTAEFLPASLLTPMADSLGVTEGVAGQAVTATAAVALVTSLLIAAATRTIDRRRVLLAFSVLLVASNLAVAFAPNLTMLLTGRVVLGVALGGFWTMATATAMRLVPTAMVPRALSIIFSGVAVATIAAAPLGSYFGHLIGWRNVFLIAAGLGGLALLSQAATLPSMPPSGTTRLRTLIDVLRRPTVGLGMFATILVFTGHFAFFTYLRPFLEQVAGVGVNGLSAILLGYGVANFVGTSLAGRVLEHRLRPMLIAMPALMVVLGIALVALGRAPLLDAVLVALWGMAFGGVPVAWSTWVTRTVPDEAESAGGLIVAAIQLAIATGAAAGGVVFDANGAAGVFVAAAVVLAVAVATIVTGVPKRVEAVS